In Kangiella koreensis DSM 16069, the DNA window GCAGCTTCTTCTTTTTGTTTGATTTCACCAATGCCCGATAACACTTCTGCAACCTGTTCAGACTTGGCGTACTTCAAAAATACGGTCTTGGTATTACCCATTGAATTCAAAGGACGATCCAAGCTGCCAATCAGAGCTCTTAGACGAACACGTTGGCGGTCATTAGCGCTCAACAATATACTATTGGTTCTTTCATCAGCGACATAGCGAGGCTCTTGTACTTCATTGCCTTGTGGCTGACGACCACTACGATTTAAGCTTTCAAGAATTCGTACGATTTCGCTGGCAGAGGCATGCTCTAACGGAATCACCTCAATTTCTTCATCATTGGCTTTGTCAGTACGATCAATAATTTCAGTTATACGACGTACATTCGATGCTGAATCATGAAGAATTAAAGTGTTAGTTCCTTGCACTGCAAATAAATGACCTGAAGTGGGCGATACTAATGGCCGCAATACATTCATGATCTGCTGGGCATCAACATTCTGTACAGGAATAACTTGTGTAATATAACGATCACCATAATCATCCAAATTACCAACATTGACCGGCGAATATTCCGAACGCGCCTGTTGATCTGGAATGATTTTTACTACTCCATTAGCTTCAATTGCCTGAAACTTGTGTACCTGTAGCGCCGACACGAAAATGTTATAAATTTGGTCTTTGGTGTAATCAACGTTACCCGCGGTGATAATGGTCACTTTAAGACCTTTGACTCGCGGGTCAACGATCATCGTTTTGCCGGTTATCTTGGCAACCGTTTCAACCACTTCACGAATATCGGCGTCTCTGACATTCAATCTTTCGGCGTTGGCGCTAAATGAAGACAGTAACAAACCAGCTGCACAGAGTGCCATGGTCAGGTTATTACCAAGCTGTTTCATTCGGGATTTCTTGAGTGTCTGTATCATTGGATTCTTCTCTCATTTGGATCTGGCTTTTGCTGCTGTGACAGCTCAGACAAACCCAACAATAGTGTTACGGGCTGTCCATCTCTCTCAATTGATATTTCCAGGGAATCGGTATTAGTTAATTCATTGGCAATTCCCAGCAACCCTTGTTCATTGAGCTGCGTACCATTAACTGATTTTATAACGTCATTACGTCTTAAGCCTAAACGAGCAAACATTCTTGGATCAGAACCAGGTGCCACCTTGTAACCAGTTACAACCCCACTTTCATCTACCACCTGCTCAAATTTGGCTAAGTCCGCTAGTGACTGAGGATCGGTAAAGACCTTGTCCTTCATCTCTGAAAGCTCGCTAGATAGCCGACTATCACGTCGCTTATCAATAGTACGCTCTTGGCTACTATCTACAGGTTTCATTTTGTTTTGTGAGTCTGACAACGCACTCTGATCCAACTGCTCTTCAAGAGTCAAAGTTTCCAGTCGGCCATTATTCTTTAATACAACTTGCAAGGTTTCAACTTTATGCAAAACGACATTACCGCTAACTTCCAGTTTGTCGTTCATGAAATAGGCTTTTTCATCCCGGGCATTGGCCTGAATAATAGCACTCGATAATTCTGCATCAGTTGACACATAGGTGCCAAGAAGCTTCAAATTCAAGCGGGTTTCTTCCGCCTGAACCACCTGTTCTTCTACCCGCCCGGCTTCACCAAAGACATGCAGAGACACCAGCTTGTTGACATCAACAGCCGCACGTTTCGTTTGTTGGGGTTGGTTTATAGCTACAGTTTCTATTTGTGGTGGTGGTTGAAAAAAACCAATCCACAACCATATCAACTTTGCGACTATATATAAGGTTAGCAATGTCAATAAGACGGCTAGAACCTGCGCAATCAACCTACCCCGTTGTTGCACAAACTGGTTTATTTTATGAGTTATAGGATTCATGAGTTACAGTTGTCACGAAAATTCGTATTGTTCCCTCGTAATTGTTCGGCATCCTTCCTGAAGATCGCCTATAATCGAGATATTCCCATGCAGGGACGGAGAAAGCAAGCAAGATACTGTAAAGAATAGTAAGGTTCAAGATGGCAGTTGACATTTATGTGAGATTAGACAAATGGCTCTGGGCCGCACGTTTTTTTAAAACCCGTGCGCTCGCAAAAACCGCTATCGAAGGAGGGAAAGTACATTGCGATGGGGTTCGAGGCAAACCAAGCCGCCAGGTTCAACTCGGTATGACGATAAAAATCAGGCAAGGTTTTGCTGAAAAAACTGTCATTGTAGAAGGGCTATCAGAACAGCGTGGTCCCGCCAAAGAAGCACAAACTCTCTATAGCGAGACTGAAGATAGCATACAAAAACGTGAAGAATTGGCGGTACAAAGAAAATCGATGCCGCACTCCGAGCATAAACCCGATAAAAAACAACGTCGCCAGATCCATCGCTTTTTACGGCAACAGGATCAGGACTAATACGATTTACACTACTATTTACATAGTATCACCATAGATTTAAATGAGTAACTAGAGAGAACCAATGCCCGACCATATCCAACGATTTACCTTTGCTGATTTACCCGTGCGCGGAGAAATCATCAGCTTGGAACACAGCTTCCAGACCATTTCTGATCAGCACAATTACTCAAGCACCCTCCGTCACCTTGTCGGTGAAGCGCTTGCAGCTACGGCTTTAATGGCTG includes these proteins:
- a CDS encoding type II secretion system protein N, which gives rise to MNPITHKINQFVQQRGRLIAQVLAVLLTLLTLYIVAKLIWLWIGFFQPPPQIETVAINQPQQTKRAAVDVNKLVSLHVFGEAGRVEEQVVQAEETRLNLKLLGTYVSTDAELSSAIIQANARDEKAYFMNDKLEVSGNVVLHKVETLQVVLKNNGRLETLTLEEQLDQSALSDSQNKMKPVDSSQERTIDKRRDSRLSSELSEMKDKVFTDPQSLADLAKFEQVVDESGVVTGYKVAPGSDPRMFARLGLRRNDVIKSVNGTQLNEQGLLGIANELTNTDSLEISIERDGQPVTLLLGLSELSQQQKPDPNERRIQ
- the hslR gene encoding ribosome-associated heat shock protein Hsp15; this translates as MAVDIYVRLDKWLWAARFFKTRALAKTAIEGGKVHCDGVRGKPSRQVQLGMTIKIRQGFAEKTVIVEGLSEQRGPAKEAQTLYSETEDSIQKREELAVQRKSMPHSEHKPDKKQRRQIHRFLRQQDQD